From Coffea arabica cultivar ET-39 chromosome 2e, Coffea Arabica ET-39 HiFi, whole genome shotgun sequence, the proteins below share one genomic window:
- the LOC113730062 gene encoding uncharacterized protein, translated as MAPSSSSLIVFAFIALACALCVQSTSGNIACEDLKEDSCAYAVSSSGKRCVLEKHVRRSGEEKYTCRASDIEAEKLKDWIETDKCIEACGVDRHALGISSDSLLEPQFTHKLCSSACYRSCPNIVDLYFNLAAGEGVYLPKLCEAQRGHGRREMAEIKSSGMVAPGPESDGGKPVSFYIVAPAPPPY; from the exons ATGGCTCCAAGCAGTAGCAGCCTGATTGTTTTCGCCTTCATTGCTCTTGCATGCGCCCTCTGCGTGCAAAGCACTAGTG GAAACATAGCTTGCGAGGACCTGAAGGAGGACTCTTGCGCCTATGCGGTGTCATCGTCGGGAAAGCGCTGCGTGCTGGAGAAGCATGTCCGCAGAAGCGGGGAGGAAAAGTACACGTGCCGCGCATCAGATATCGAAGCCGAAAAACTGAAAGACTGGATCGAAACGGACAAATGCATTGAAGCGTGCGGGGTTGACAGGCACGCACTTGGAATTTCATCTGACTCTCTTTTGGAGCCTCAGTTTACCCACAAGCTCTGCTCTTCCGCCTGCTACCGCAGCTGCCCCAATATTGTTGATCTCTACTTCAACCTCGCTGCCGGTGAAG GTGTGTATCTTCCGAAACTGTGTGAAGCGCAGAGGGGTCATGGGCGCAGAGAAATGGCGGAAATCAAAAGCTCCGGAATGGTGGCACCAGGACCAGAATCGGATGGTGGGAAGCCTGTGAGCTTCTACATTGTTGCCCCGGCACCCCCTCCTTATTAA